The following proteins are co-located in the Microbulbifer sp. VAAF005 genome:
- a CDS encoding efflux RND transporter periplasmic adaptor subunit, protein MIRDTSRQDTKIEAVPVWKNKKVVKVSVFASLTVAFLIWGISSWHSNSSVDSTLSLSQINIAQVQRGDLVRDLVVQGQVVAANSPTLFSPAQGIVKFAVKAGDTVDEGQLLATVDSPELSNQLAQENAQLNQLTVNLQRQKIQAKRQHMENQQKADLAKVNLTAAKRELRRAELSMEKQIISRLDFEKTKDDMARAQLEYEQAVQNAGLEKESLTFETQNLELQVSQQRLQVEETERRVRELNIISPVNGTVGSLAVAQRSAVGANAPLITVVDLTSFELEAKVPENYADDLGISMAVAINLGGKELSGEITAISPEVINGQVVARVRFTEGQPKKLRQNLRLTARILLENRNNVLLVKRGGFLDQSGGNHAFRLNSEQQAERVSIQIGAFGLKQVEIVSGLQEGDRIIISSSEELENAQLVALTD, encoded by the coding sequence ATGATTAGAGATACTTCCAGACAAGATACCAAGATAGAAGCCGTGCCGGTTTGGAAGAACAAAAAGGTCGTCAAAGTCTCGGTATTTGCCAGTTTGACAGTGGCATTCCTGATCTGGGGTATCAGCTCCTGGCACAGCAATAGCTCCGTCGACAGCACCCTTTCCCTGTCCCAAATCAATATCGCCCAGGTCCAGCGAGGAGACCTGGTGCGGGACCTGGTGGTTCAGGGCCAAGTGGTCGCTGCAAACAGCCCAACGCTTTTCAGCCCTGCCCAGGGCATTGTGAAGTTTGCGGTGAAAGCTGGGGATACCGTTGACGAAGGGCAATTGCTGGCCACAGTCGACAGTCCGGAACTATCCAATCAGCTGGCCCAGGAAAACGCCCAACTCAACCAGCTGACGGTGAACCTACAGCGCCAAAAAATCCAGGCCAAACGCCAGCATATGGAAAACCAGCAAAAGGCCGACCTGGCCAAAGTCAACCTCACCGCTGCCAAGCGAGAGTTGAGACGTGCAGAGCTGTCTATGGAAAAGCAAATTATCTCGCGGCTGGATTTTGAAAAAACCAAGGACGATATGGCCCGCGCCCAGCTGGAGTACGAACAAGCCGTACAAAATGCGGGACTGGAAAAAGAATCACTGACCTTTGAAACCCAGAACCTGGAACTCCAGGTCTCACAACAACGTCTTCAGGTAGAAGAAACTGAGCGCCGTGTACGCGAGCTGAACATTATCTCACCGGTCAACGGCACCGTCGGTAGCTTGGCTGTGGCGCAGCGCAGCGCCGTAGGTGCCAATGCGCCACTTATTACAGTCGTCGATCTCACCAGTTTTGAACTCGAGGCCAAGGTGCCGGAAAACTATGCCGACGATCTGGGCATCAGCATGGCCGTGGCAATCAATCTCGGTGGAAAAGAATTATCCGGGGAAATTACCGCAATCTCCCCCGAAGTCATCAACGGTCAGGTGGTTGCACGGGTTCGCTTTACCGAGGGCCAGCCGAAAAAGCTGCGACAAAATCTCCGCCTTACCGCCCGCATACTGCTGGAAAACCGCAATAACGTACTACTGGTCAAACGCGGTGGCTTTCTCGATCAAAGCGGTGGCAATCATGCCTTTCGCTTGAACAGCGAACAACAGGCGGAGCGAGTTTCCATCCAGATAGGCGCCTT
- a CDS encoding SulP family inorganic anion transporter: MLSSTKADWFGNIRRDVLAGLVVALALIPEAIAFSIIAGVDPRVGLYASFCIAVVIAFVGGRPGMISAATGAMALLMVTLVKEHGLQYLLAATLLTGVLQIIAGYLKLGSLMSFVSRAVVTGFVNALAILIFLAQMPELIGGTWEVYAMTAAGLGIIYLFPYIPVIGKAVPSPLVCILLLTAVAVTMGLDIRTVGDMGELPDTLPVFLWPEVPLNFETLQIIFPYSAGLAVVGLLESLMTATIVDDLTDTTSDKNRECKGQGIANIAAGTLGGMAGCAMIGQSVINVKSGGRGRLSTLVAGIGLLTLVVFISDWVAVIPMAALVAVMIMVSIGTFDWGSIRNLKHYPLSTNLVMLATVVVVVWTHNLAYGVFVGVLLASLFFANKVSHFMYVSSSLDEKQSRRTYKVIGQVFFNSADKFTASFDFKEVVDTVVIDLNRAHFWDVSGVNALDKVVLKFRREGAQVELVGLNEASETIVDRFGVHDKPEEIERVLGGH; this comes from the coding sequence CTGCTCTCATCGACCAAAGCCGACTGGTTCGGCAACATACGTCGGGATGTTCTCGCCGGCCTGGTAGTGGCCTTGGCTTTGATACCCGAAGCCATCGCTTTCTCGATTATCGCGGGCGTTGACCCCAGGGTCGGGCTCTACGCCTCTTTCTGTATTGCTGTTGTGATTGCATTTGTTGGCGGTCGCCCGGGAATGATCTCCGCTGCCACCGGGGCCATGGCTCTGCTGATGGTGACCCTGGTGAAGGAACACGGGCTGCAATATTTGCTTGCGGCAACCTTATTGACGGGGGTACTGCAAATTATTGCGGGTTACCTGAAGCTGGGGAGCTTAATGAGTTTTGTCTCCCGGGCTGTGGTGACAGGGTTCGTCAATGCCCTGGCAATATTGATATTCCTGGCGCAAATGCCGGAATTGATCGGCGGCACCTGGGAAGTCTATGCAATGACTGCGGCGGGTCTGGGGATTATTTACCTGTTCCCTTATATCCCCGTGATTGGCAAGGCTGTGCCATCACCGCTGGTGTGTATTCTGCTCCTCACCGCAGTGGCGGTGACTATGGGATTGGATATTCGCACTGTCGGCGATATGGGTGAGCTGCCGGATACTTTGCCTGTTTTCCTCTGGCCAGAAGTTCCGCTTAACTTTGAAACCTTACAGATTATCTTTCCCTACTCCGCAGGTCTGGCCGTTGTGGGCTTGCTGGAATCCCTGATGACCGCGACGATTGTCGACGACCTGACGGATACTACCAGTGACAAGAACCGCGAGTGTAAAGGTCAGGGTATTGCCAATATTGCTGCGGGTACCCTGGGTGGTATGGCTGGCTGTGCGATGATCGGCCAGTCTGTTATTAATGTGAAATCCGGTGGCCGCGGCCGTCTTTCCACTCTGGTGGCCGGTATCGGTCTGCTGACACTGGTAGTGTTTATCAGTGACTGGGTTGCTGTGATCCCCATGGCGGCGCTGGTGGCAGTCATGATTATGGTCTCTATCGGCACCTTTGACTGGGGCTCCATCCGCAACCTGAAGCACTACCCACTCTCTACAAATTTGGTCATGCTGGCCACTGTGGTTGTGGTAGTGTGGACTCACAACCTGGCCTATGGTGTATTTGTCGGTGTGCTGTTGGCATCGCTGTTCTTTGCCAACAAAGTCAGTCACTTTATGTATGTGAGCAGCTCTCTGGATGAAAAGCAGAGTCGCCGCACTTACAAGGTCATTGGGCAGGTATTTTTCAATTCAGCCGATAAGTTTACCGCTTCATTTGATTTCAAAGAGGTGGTGGATACGGTGGTGATCGACCTCAACCGTGCGCATTTCTGGGATGTTTCCGGGGTTAATGCGCTGGATAAGGTGGTGCTTAAGTTCCGCCGCGAGGGAGCACAAGTTGAACTGGTAGGACTGAATGAGGCCAGTGAAACGATCGTCGACCGTTTTGGCGTACACGATAAGCCCGAGGAAATTGAGCGGGTTCTTGGAGGACATTGA
- a CDS encoding universal stress protein, producing the protein MAVSNSENSNENTGNGGKAPLILSCIDGSHYTGAVCDYSAWLARSLQAPLKLLHNIERSSVPAVTDFTGSIGLGSQEELLEELTALEQQRAQLMVQQGKLMLQAARSRAEDAGVQNIKACQRHDSLTESVVEMEDSIRALVLGIRGEEHGDSERGLGAHLETVVRSLHKPILVVNRDFTEPSRVMLAYDGSEASCKALAMVAESPLFRELSCHLVYVGPAETAENLLAEASAKLDSAGLTCTASNLTGNTVEALVAYQTEHQIDLTVMGAFSHNRLHDLLMGSITVKMLLKARQPLLLLR; encoded by the coding sequence ATGGCCGTAAGCAACAGCGAAAATAGCAATGAGAACACAGGTAATGGCGGCAAGGCGCCATTGATACTCTCTTGTATCGATGGCTCTCATTACACTGGAGCGGTGTGTGATTACTCGGCCTGGCTGGCCAGGAGCCTGCAAGCACCGCTGAAGCTGTTGCACAACATCGAAAGAAGCAGTGTCCCTGCGGTAACCGATTTTACCGGCAGTATTGGCCTGGGAAGTCAGGAGGAGTTGCTGGAAGAGTTAACTGCGCTGGAGCAGCAGCGGGCGCAGTTAATGGTGCAGCAGGGCAAGCTGATGCTACAGGCCGCCCGCAGCCGCGCCGAAGATGCCGGTGTGCAAAATATCAAAGCCTGCCAGCGTCACGACAGCCTGACAGAATCAGTGGTGGAAATGGAAGACTCCATTCGCGCGCTGGTGTTAGGAATTCGCGGTGAAGAGCACGGGGATTCTGAGCGTGGACTTGGCGCTCACCTGGAGACAGTAGTGCGCTCACTGCACAAGCCGATTCTGGTGGTCAATCGGGACTTCACAGAGCCCAGCAGGGTGATGCTTGCCTACGATGGCAGTGAGGCCTCGTGCAAGGCATTGGCGATGGTTGCAGAGAGCCCATTATTTCGCGAACTCTCCTGTCACCTTGTCTATGTAGGGCCCGCTGAAACTGCGGAGAATTTGTTGGCTGAAGCCTCGGCCAAACTGGATTCTGCAGGACTCACTTGCACTGCCAGTAATCTCACTGGCAATACCGTTGAAGCTTTGGTGGCCTACCAAACTGAGCACCAGATTGACCTAACCGTGATGGGAGCTTTCAGTCACAACCGCCTGCACGACCTTCTGATGGGAAGCATCACTGTAAAAATGTTGTTGAAAGCCCGTCAGCCTCTGTTGCTGTTGCGGTAG